AAATGTTTGAAGAAGTTGGAGAAAAAAGAAATGGTGTGATCGTCCATTCGGATTTATTGCTTAAGTATTTGGAAATAAATTATCCAAAATTATATTTTGTATCTTCTACGACAAAAGTGTTGACGGATTTTAATGAATTTTTGCAAGAAGTAAAGAAAGAAGATTTTCGGTATGTAGTACCAGATTTTCGGTTAAATAAAGCATTTGATAAATTAAACATGCTTTCGGAGCAGGAGAAAAATAAAGTGGAATTTTTATGCAATGAATGCTGTTGGTTTGGATGTAAAGACAGAAAGCAATGCTACGAAATAGTCAGTCGAAAAAACTTAGGAGAAATGATACCAGATCACAAATGCAATTCGCCAGATGCAAAGGAAGGCTATCGTTTTTCAAAGGCAATGAAGAATCCAGGATTTATCAGTGTTAATGATATAAAGAAAATTTATCTTCCAATGGGGTTTGAGAATTTTAAAATTGAAGGACGTGGATTGGGAAGTGCGTTGGTTTTGGAGTTTCTACTATACTATATGGTAAAACCAGAATACCAAATATGCGTTAGAGAAGAAGTTTATTTGGATAATATGCTTGATTTATTTTAATGTATAATGCATTTTATACAACACATAAAGCAAAACTGTTTATTAAAAAATGCGAGGAATCTAAGTTAAGAAGTTTAAGAAAAAGAAGGGGTTTCTTTTTCTTGTATGATTTAGTATAATAGAGAGATACAGTGAAATATATATTGAAAATAGGAGAGAAAAATGGAAAAGAAAAATGACTTTAAGCCTTTTATTTCCGCAGATAAAGTATTACCAGAGTTTACAGTTACATCAGTAATCCTTGGTATGATACTGGCGGTTATATTTGGTGGTGCAAACGCTTATTTGGGGCTAAGAGTTGGTATGACTGTATCAGCCTCCATTCCAGCGGCAGTTATTTCCATGGGTGTGATCCGTGTGATCTTAAAGAAAGATTCCATCCTTGAAAATAACATGGTACAGACAATTGGTTCAGCAGGTGAATCATTAGCAGCAGGAGCAATCTTTACAATCCCTGCTATTTTTATTTGGGCATCAGAAAAGGGAAGTGGAGTTACTGCTCCATCTTTTGTATCTATCGCATTGATCGCGCTTTGCGGTGGTATTTTAGGAGTACTTTTTATGGTACCTCTTCGTACAGCCCTCATCGTAGAAGAACATGGGGTACTTCCTTATCCTGAAGGAACAGCTTGTGCAGAAGTGCTTTTAGCTGGAGAAGAAGGAGGAAGTAAATCTAAAGTTGTATTTGCAGGACTCGGAATTGCGGCAGTTTATAAATTTATTGCAGATGGTTTAAAACTTTTCCCTAGTGAAGTTGAATTTTCAATGCAGGGACAGTATACAACATCCGTTGGTATGGATGTTCTTCCGGCATTAGCAGGTGTAGGTTATATCTGTGGTGTGCAGGTATCAAGCTATCTTTTTGCAGGTGGTGTGCTATCTTATCTTGTATTAATTCCTACAATTGCTTATTTTGGCGGAGATTCTTTATCAAAAGTTGTCGATGAGACAGGAAAAGCACTTGCATTTAATCAGTTAGGTGCAAGCCAGATCTGGAGTAACTATGTCAGATATATTGGTGCCGGTGCAGTAGCAGCTGGTGGTCTGATCAGTCTGATCAAGACATTCCCAACAATGATCAAGACATTTGGACATGCTATGAAGGGATTCGGTAAGAAAGGTGACAGCCAGTTAAGAACACAGCAGGATATTTCTATGAAAGTGGTTCTTGGAGGAATCCTGATCATTGCAGTTTTAATCTGGTTATTACCAGAGATTCCAGTAAGCTTCTTGGGAGCAGTGATGATTGTTGTATTTGGTTTCTTCTTTGCAACGGTATCATCTAGAATGGTTGGTATTGTAGGAAGTAGTAATAACCCAGTATCAGGTATGGCGATCGCGACACTGATCGTAACAACATTTATCTTAAAAGCAACTGGGAATACAGGTGCAGCAGGTATGGTATCAGCGATTTCTATTGGTACTGTTATCTGTATCGTAGCAGCTATGGCAGGAGATACTTCACAGGACTTAAAGACAGGTTATATCGTAGGTGCGACACCTAGATTACAGCAGATCGGAGAATTGATCGGTGCGATCGTAGCAGCATTTGCGATCGGAGGAGTTATGTACCTTCTGAACGCAGCATGGGGATTCGGTTCTGATCAGATCCCAGCACCACAGGCAACATTGATGAAGATGGTCGTTGAAGGTGTTATGGGTGGTACATTACCATGGGTATTGATTTTCATGGGTGTGTTTATCGCAATCGTTGTTGAAATCCTTGGAATTCCAGTGTTAGCATTTTCAATCGGTCTTTATTTACCAATTTACTTAAGTACACCGATCATGGTTGGTGGACTGATTCGTTGGTTTATTGACAATAAGAGAAAATATGACAGTGATGCGGCAAGAAAAGACGGATCAGATCGAGGAGTCCTTTATGCTGCAGGTATGATTGCAGGAGAAGGTATCGTTGGTATCCTTCTGGCTGTACTGGCAGTATTTGGTGTTGCAGATAAGATCAATCTGTCATCTGTATATGGAGCTGCCTTCCAGAGTGTAGGTAACTGGGTAGGTTTAGCAGCTTTTGTAGTATTGTTAGCTATATTATTCTACTTCACAAGAAATAAAAAGACGATTGAAGTAGACGCAAAATAATAAAAATAAATATGTATTTCAGTGAGAAGAAAGCACTGCTGCGATTCTGCAGTAGTGCTTTCTAAATAAAAAGGTGTATTATGAAAGAAAAGAAGAATTATATTGACAACATCCCGAAGATCAATGATATGAAATGGGATGTGTCAGAAGATGGAATTGTAGAAATTACAGTAGAAAATACTGGATTTTATAATACGATCGCGCAGAAAATATTTAAAAAGCCACGTTACAGTTTTATCAAATTAGATGAATATGGAAGTTTTGTGTGGCAGAAAATTGATGGAAAGAAAAGTATTTATGAGATAGGAAAAGAACTTCAAGCAGTTCATGAAGGTGCAGCAACACAGTTATATGAAAGATTATCACAGTATTTTGCAATTTTAGAAAGAAATAAATACATTGTTTTTGAAGAATAAATATTATTAAAAGTGAAAAAGGATTTAATATGAAAATATCAACAGTGATCATAGGCATTGCTTTATTTGCCATAGTGACGATGATCCTATATGGATGGGGAATCGTAAAACAAAAGAATCAGACAAGTGACCTGATGAATTTGCTTTTTAGTAAAGGACAGGATAAAATAAAAAAGTATTTAAAACAACATGAATACGTTACAATTTCACAGGTAGAACAGATTTGCGAAGGTCTTGAAGCGAAACAGCCATTTTCAAGAAACAAAGCGGTTGTGAAGGATAAACGAGACTATGCGAAGAAACTTGTAGAATATATGCTGAAAACGAATCAGCTCGAACAAGAGGGCAGTCGTTACAAAATGCATAAAAAATAAGGAGGACATAAAATGTCAGTATTAGGAGAATTACAGCCAAACAAAGTATTTAAATATTTTGAGGAGATTTGTTCAATCCCTCACGGATCAAGAAATCTGCAGCAGATTAGCGATTATCTGGTAGATTTTGCAAAAGCACATGAATTAAAATACAGACAGGATGAAGATCTGAATGTGATCATCTGGAAAGATGGATCCAAAGGATATGAGGCTTCTGAACCAGTCATCCTTCAGGGACATATGGACATGGTTGCAGTCAAAGAAGCAGATTGCGATAAAGATATGGAAAAAGAAGGATTGGATCTGGAAATCAATGGAGATTATATTTCAGCAAAAGGAACTTCTTTAGGTGGAGATGATGGAATTGCGGTTGCATATACACTTGCAGTGTTAGACGATGAAGAAATGGCACACCCACCAATCGAAGCAATCTTTACAGTTAATGAAGAAATCGGTATGCTTGGAGCAGCAACTATTGATGTTTCAGATCTTAAGGGACGTTTATTTATGAACATGGATTCTGAAGACGAAGGAGTGTTTACAGTCAGCTGTGCAGGTGGAGCATCCGTAATCTGTAAGATTCCATATGAGACAGAAACTGTCAATGCATCTGTCATTGAAATCAAGATGACTGGATTTGCAGGTGGGCATTCTGGTGTCGAGATCATCAAAGGACGTTTGAACGCAAACTGTGCAATGGCAAGAGTATTGTTAAGTCTGTTTAATGAGGTTGAAATGCAGCTTGTTTCCGTAAATGGTGGAGAAAAAGACAATGCGATCGCTAAGTTTAGCGAAGCATCTGTTGCAGTACTTCCAGAAGAATTAGAAGCAGCAAAACAGATCGTTGAAGATACATTTGCACAGATCAAAGAAGAATATAAAGTCACAGATCCAGATGCAAAATTAACAGTGAATGTAAAAGAAGCAGCAAATATAAAAACATTCACAGAAGATACAACATTTGCAGTAGTAACAGCAATGGTTCATATGCCAAATGGTGTTCAGAGAATGAATCCAGAGATTGAAGGATTGGTACAGACATCACTGAATATGGGAATTTTAACAACAGAAGAATCTGAAGTACAGATGACATTTGCAGTTAGAAGTTCCAGTGAGACAGAAAAACAGTATCTGATCGATCAATTAACATCTCTTACAGAAACATTAGGAGGGAATGTAGAGATTGCAGGACCATATCCAGGATGGGAATACAAAGCAGATTCCAGATTACGTGAGGTTATGGTTGAAGCATATAAACATTTATACAACGGAGAAGAACCAGTTGTTGAAGGTATTCATGCAGGACTTGAATGTGGAATCTTTGCTTCTAAATTGCCGGGGCTTGATGCAGTATCCTTTGGACCACAGATGGAACATATTCATACAACAAATGAGGTGTTGAGTATCTCATCTACAGAACGTACATGGGAACTGGTTGTGAAAACGTTGGCTGCTTTGAAATAAATTGTGATTTGTAGTTTGAAGACGGAAATTATTGGTGGAATATTATAAAAAGAAATCATGTGTCTGCAACCCACTCGCGTTCGGACTCCCACGTAGCTGTACTAAGCTCCTGAATGGTCTAACGACCATCCACTCGCTAAGTGCAGACGTGTCCGTACGGTTGCCGACACATGATCTCTTTTTATAATATTCAAATAATTTACGTGATTCAAACCACTACACAGTGTGTATGTTATACGGTACTGGCTAATAATTTTTGTATTTATTAACAGATGACAGATGGTAAAAGGGCTTAAACAACACCGATTTATCGAGGTGTTTGGAAAATATTCAAATTGCTTATCTTCAGTTTGTTGATAATATTATTGGAGTTGAATCTTCTGCCATTTTGTATTGATATATTATAACAAGTACGATTATAATAAAATAGTTGTGTTTTTTTAAACCATTTTATACAATAATAAATAGAAAAATCAAAATGAAAGGAATAAAATGAATCCATGGAAGAATTCTTACAAGTAGGAGCAATCGCCAACACACACGGCATCGCTGGGGAAGTCAAAGTATTTCCGATGACAGATGATATCAAACGATTTAAGAAATTAAAAGAAGTATATTTAGATACAGGAAAAGAAAGAAAACTATTACACGTAGTGTCATGCAAATTCGTAAAGAACCAGCCGGTTTTGAGATTTAAAGAATTTTCAAATATCAACGAAGTAGAGATGTATAAAAGAAAAGGCCTGTTTGTTACAAGAGATCAGGCAGTACCTCTTGAAAAAGACGAATACTTTATCGCAGATCTGATCGGTCTTTCTGTGATCAGAGAGGATAATGGAGAAGTTCTTGGGGAATTAACTGATGTTTTACAGACGGGTGCAAATGATGTCTATGAAGTGAAGATGGAAGATGGAAAAGAAGTTTTACTTCCAGCGATCAGAGAATGCATTAAGAATGTGGATCTTCAAAAAGGTGAGATCACAGTCCATGTCATGAAAGGATTATTAGATGAATAGATTTCATATATTAACATTATTTCCAGAGATGGTGATGGACGGGTTGAATACAAGTATCATCGGAAGAGCGATTGAAGCAGGACTTCTTGAGATCAATGCGGTCAATATTCGTGACTATTCTACCAATAAACATATGAAAGTGGATGATTACCCATATGGAGGCGGAGCCGGACTTGTGATGCAGCCAGAGCCGGTTTACCGTGCGTATAAAGACCTTGAAAAAGATATGAAGAAGAAACCAAGAGTTGTCTATCTGACGCCGCAAGGGACAACATTTCATCAGGAGATGGCAAAGGAACTTGCAAAAGAAGAAGAATTAGTTTTTTTATGTGGGCATTATGAAGGAATCGATGAGAGGGTTTTGGAAGAAATAGTCACAGATTATGTATCAATCGGAGATTATGTATTGACTGGTGGGGAATTGCCTGCAATGGTGATGATCGATTCAATTTCAAGATTGGTTCCAGGTGTTTTACATAATGATGATTCCGCTGGGGATGAATCTTTCGAAAATGGGTTGCTTGAATATCCACAGTATACAAGACCACCAGTGTTTTTAGATAAAGAGGTGCCAGAAGTTCTTTTATCCGGACATCACGAGAATATCCGCAAATGGAGGCATGAACAGTCAGTCAAACGTACCAAAGAGAGAAGACCGGATCTATGGGAGGCATATGAGAAGGAGATGAAAGAAAAAGATGGGGGAAAATAGGATTAAGCTTGTCGCAGCGGATATGGATGGAACACTGTTGAATCGAGAGCGTAAGATTACAAAGTATACACAGAATGTGATCAAAAAAGCAATGGCACAAGGTGTTTATTTCGTTCCGGCTACAGGAAGAGCTGTGAATGCATTACCGCCAGAGTTAAAAGAGATGGAAGGAATTCGCTATGGGATTTTCAGTAATGGTGCAACCATTTATGACTTAAAAGAAGAAAAAGTGATTTATAAAAATCATTTTGAAATGGATCGAGTTTTAGAGTTGATGGATTTTCTTAAGCAATTTGATCTAATGGAAAGTATTAGTTTAAATGGGCAATCCTATGCTAACAAAAAAGAAATGGAAAATATTGATTATTATGAACTTGATTCAAATACAAAAGCAATTGTGCAGGGGTCGAGAGTTCTTGTTGATGATTTAGAGATGTTTGTAAAAGAACAGTCAACAACTGTTGAGAAGACAACTTTATTATTTAAGACGATGGAAGAAAGACGAAGAGCAGCGGATGCATTGAGTAAGATTGAAGACATTCAGTTTTCAAGTTCTCTTCCAAAGAATCTTGAGATTTCTAAGAAAGGCTGTAATAAAGGAGATGGTCTGTTCCATCTTGCAAAGATCTTGAATATTCAAAAAGAAGAGATTATGAGTTGTGGGGATGCAGACAATGACAGAGAACTTTTAGAAAGTGCAGGACTTGCGGTTGTTATGGAAAATGGCCTTGATTCTATGAAAGCGATCGCAGACTATATTACGGTTTCCAATCAGGAAAATGGAGTCGCAAAGGCAATGGAGAAATTTGTATTAAGGTAAAGAATCTTAAAAAATACAAAAAAACACTTGCTTCACATAAAA
The sequence above is drawn from the Anaerostipes hadrus ATCC 29173 = JCM 17467 genome and encodes:
- a CDS encoding OPT family oligopeptide transporter; this encodes MEKKNDFKPFISADKVLPEFTVTSVILGMILAVIFGGANAYLGLRVGMTVSASIPAAVISMGVIRVILKKDSILENNMVQTIGSAGESLAAGAIFTIPAIFIWASEKGSGVTAPSFVSIALIALCGGILGVLFMVPLRTALIVEEHGVLPYPEGTACAEVLLAGEEGGSKSKVVFAGLGIAAVYKFIADGLKLFPSEVEFSMQGQYTTSVGMDVLPALAGVGYICGVQVSSYLFAGGVLSYLVLIPTIAYFGGDSLSKVVDETGKALAFNQLGASQIWSNYVRYIGAGAVAAGGLISLIKTFPTMIKTFGHAMKGFGKKGDSQLRTQQDISMKVVLGGILIIAVLIWLLPEIPVSFLGAVMIVVFGFFFATVSSRMVGIVGSSNNPVSGMAIATLIVTTFILKATGNTGAAGMVSAISIGTVICIVAAMAGDTSQDLKTGYIVGATPRLQQIGELIGAIVAAFAIGGVMYLLNAAWGFGSDQIPAPQATLMKMVVEGVMGGTLPWVLIFMGVFIAIVVEILGIPVLAFSIGLYLPIYLSTPIMVGGLIRWFIDNKRKYDSDAARKDGSDRGVLYAAGMIAGEGIVGILLAVLAVFGVADKINLSSVYGAAFQSVGNWVGLAAFVVLLAILFYFTRNKKTIEVDAK
- a CDS encoding PqqD family protein, giving the protein MKEKKNYIDNIPKINDMKWDVSEDGIVEITVENTGFYNTIAQKIFKKPRYSFIKLDEYGSFVWQKIDGKKSIYEIGKELQAVHEGAATQLYERLSQYFAILERNKYIVFEE
- a CDS encoding aminoacyl-histidine dipeptidase; its protein translation is MSVLGELQPNKVFKYFEEICSIPHGSRNLQQISDYLVDFAKAHELKYRQDEDLNVIIWKDGSKGYEASEPVILQGHMDMVAVKEADCDKDMEKEGLDLEINGDYISAKGTSLGGDDGIAVAYTLAVLDDEEMAHPPIEAIFTVNEEIGMLGAATIDVSDLKGRLFMNMDSEDEGVFTVSCAGGASVICKIPYETETVNASVIEIKMTGFAGGHSGVEIIKGRLNANCAMARVLLSLFNEVEMQLVSVNGGEKDNAIAKFSEASVAVLPEELEAAKQIVEDTFAQIKEEYKVTDPDAKLTVNVKEAANIKTFTEDTTFAVVTAMVHMPNGVQRMNPEIEGLVQTSLNMGILTTEESEVQMTFAVRSSSETEKQYLIDQLTSLTETLGGNVEIAGPYPGWEYKADSRLREVMVEAYKHLYNGEEPVVEGIHAGLECGIFASKLPGLDAVSFGPQMEHIHTTNEVLSISSTERTWELVVKTLAALK
- the rimM gene encoding ribosome maturation factor RimM (Essential for efficient processing of 16S rRNA), whose translation is MEEFLQVGAIANTHGIAGEVKVFPMTDDIKRFKKLKEVYLDTGKERKLLHVVSCKFVKNQPVLRFKEFSNINEVEMYKRKGLFVTRDQAVPLEKDEYFIADLIGLSVIREDNGEVLGELTDVLQTGANDVYEVKMEDGKEVLLPAIRECIKNVDLQKGEITVHVMKGLLDE
- the trmD gene encoding tRNA (guanosine(37)-N1)-methyltransferase TrmD, with the protein product MNRFHILTLFPEMVMDGLNTSIIGRAIEAGLLEINAVNIRDYSTNKHMKVDDYPYGGGAGLVMQPEPVYRAYKDLEKDMKKKPRVVYLTPQGTTFHQEMAKELAKEEELVFLCGHYEGIDERVLEEIVTDYVSIGDYVLTGGELPAMVMIDSISRLVPGVLHNDDSAGDESFENGLLEYPQYTRPPVFLDKEVPEVLLSGHHENIRKWRHEQSVKRTKERRPDLWEAYEKEMKEKDGGK
- a CDS encoding Cof-type HAD-IIB family hydrolase, giving the protein MGENRIKLVAADMDGTLLNRERKITKYTQNVIKKAMAQGVYFVPATGRAVNALPPELKEMEGIRYGIFSNGATIYDLKEEKVIYKNHFEMDRVLELMDFLKQFDLMESISLNGQSYANKKEMENIDYYELDSNTKAIVQGSRVLVDDLEMFVKEQSTTVEKTTLLFKTMEERRRAADALSKIEDIQFSSSLPKNLEISKKGCNKGDGLFHLAKILNIQKEEIMSCGDADNDRELLESAGLAVVMENGLDSMKAIADYITVSNQENGVAKAMEKFVLR